From Canis aureus isolate CA01 chromosome 7, VMU_Caureus_v.1.0, whole genome shotgun sequence, a single genomic window includes:
- the LOC144317031 gene encoding uncharacterized protein LOC144317031, whose amino-acid sequence MTIDGDQGIAHSVPVRTDSCQRNSSSGGGEERPFGACQCDHCFDGRLLKDLHPSWLLQFSVITREFKGTCHLERRRLEISYSIFLTNAEAQRSNLSKVTELIAELQPEFRSLIPSHPKKHPASHASPLPSQPASERASPPFHKVRQPQLRGFVCMFLLSLPCSPSCHMRPSPSLPSPAPFYRQFLNIS is encoded by the exons ATGACAATTGACGGGGATCAAGGGATTGCCCATTCTGTGCCTGTAAGAACGGATTCGTGCCAGAGAAACTCATCAAGTGGAGGCGGAGAAGAAAGACCGTTCGGGG cTTGTCAATGCGACCATTGCTTTGATGGGAGGCTCCTCAAG GATCTGCATCCATCCTGGCTTTTGCAGTTCTCTGTCATCACCAGAGAATTCAAGGGCACATGTCATCTGGAAAGAAGACGTTTAGAGATTTCCTACTCCATCTTCCTCACAAATGCCGAGGCCCAGAGAAgtaacctgtccaaggtcacagagctcatAGCTGAGCTACAACCGGAGTTCAGATCTCTCATCCCATCGCACCCCAAAAAACACCCAGCCTCCCATGCATCACCGCTCCCCTCCCAACCTGCCTCTGAGAGGGCTTCTCCGCCCTTCCACAAGGTCAGGCAACCCCAGCTCCGAGGCTTTGTCTGTATGTTCCTGCTCTCACTGCCCTGCTCTCCTTCCTGCCACAtgaggcccagccccagccttcCCAGCCCAGCTCCATTCTACAGACAGTTCCTGAATATCAGTTAA